The genomic DNA TCCATCAGCCAACACATTGCATTTCAAGTCTACCACACATGGAAGCATACATTCTGCAGGCAGGAGTCTTGCGTCTCGCCAGGAGGATCTGGAATGACCTGCGTGCTGTAGTTGACCTTCCAGACGAAGGTGAAGACAACAGGCAGTTCAGACATGCAGCCTATAGACAGTTTGTGGCTTGGCAGTGTGGGACTCTGGGTCCTGGTCACAGAGTGGTCATCCCAAGCTGCTGTGTGTGGGCAATTCGGGACCGCTTTCCAgatcctcatggacaatacaggggatttattcCGAGGAGGGTATAGCTGCTATGTGCTGGGCTTTTAAAACAATGAATactttatataaaaaacattttgtaagtatttttcattttgtaagtatttttcaataaaagggtttaaaatatttttttatgtaaatcgctcatttgtgagaacCAAAGCAGCACTTTACACAAAAAATTACTGtattaccttttggatcaatttaaaaccactaaactttcagtaggaatgatNNNNNNNNNNGGGTCAAAATAGTCATGCAATGTTGCTCactaagccaaggaataacaacatcttagaaatgtattattttacatGTGAGTAAAAttaatcagctttttttgcaaagtagtCATGCACAAAGAAAtgttaacattttgatttggactgaaagaaGATTCCTTCcaatagatagaatagaatgcctttattgtcattatacacaagtacacggtacctGTGCAAgtagattaaagcaatccctttacagcgttgacagaaaaatataagaatataagattacaatataaaaaatataaggtcaaagatataaagtgtggTTAGTGCACAGCAAAAGGAGAGGGGCGGGGGTGCTGGCGCAATGTCCTGAGTCCGGAGAgcaactgtatacatatataaaatagctttgaATGCACATTGTGTAAAAGAGGATAAGTgttaacaaattaataaataatattaaatgatattgcacagtgatgaaatgtaatgattaagtactaataatgaaaaaatctatattgcacagtaatgaaaagttaatttattaaatattgcactgtatgaaatgaaattgcacagattccagtgtcctatgcCTCTATGTCTGGGGCAATGTCTGACCTGTGGAAGGAGCATAAACAATTTGATGTGTCAGACATTTTGATTTANNNNNNNNNNacatcctgagggggaagaaaacgtgaatgttaaaaataatcaaaaatagaaTCCTTCCTTGCCAAACGTGgccttgtttattttaattaaattaatttccatttttcattaggaAGGTAACCGGTAGCAGTGATGGTTTGAGACAAAACATTTACTTCTTACCTNNNNNNNNNNGCCCCTGCTGACTTGGGTCTCCAGTAGCTCCTGTGTGGTGGGAGCTGGCACACCAGACAGCACACCATGCTGACGTGGGTCATTTGGTCTCATGGTTGTCAGTCGCGGGAGTCCACGTCCTGATGACACCCGTTTCCTTACAATTGCCCTCTGAATTTCTGGGATGTAATGGTAGTCCTTCCCCTCTTTTATTGCATACAGACTCCACTTTCTGGACTTCTTATTATACAGTTTGCGATATCTGAAATCAGATATTTGACAGAcgaaaatatttatattctatGCCTTTTGTGAGATGGTAAAGTAATAAGCAACATATATATTAACTtgacaccccccacacacactttgatgtAGTGTTGCGAGTCTTATTAGTATTTCAAAATACAGATGATAATCAACAGACAGCTATAAATATTTGGCTATAGGCTAGTAACTCCAGATTATGTTCTGACATTACATGGTGATTGTAATGCAGACGTGTGCAAAACAATGCGCAAATAATCACATTTACTACCCAACACTCCTGATAAGACATTATGCATATTACATACTCTATTGAGCCATCAGTCCTTCTCTTGGGTGGTCTGTGAACATGACTGTTGTAATCCAGGCCAGCCAGTAAGATT from Etheostoma spectabile isolate EspeVRDwgs_2016 chromosome 7, UIUC_Espe_1.0, whole genome shotgun sequence includes the following:
- the LOC116693077 gene encoding uncharacterized protein LOC116693077, with amino-acid sequence MAKNYDDFFDMWIGLLHHVTGEHEWSLDACQHGPLEEHRDKGWIEKGSVAHQALSDIILNERWLKEVHKYLHFRSTAELESFHNHILMYASKRFSFSPPVYEARILLAGLDYNSHVHRPPKRRTDGSIEYRKLYNKKSRKWSLYAIKEGKDYHYIPEIQRAIVRKRVSSGRGLPRLTTMRPNDPRQHGVLSGVPAPTTQELLETQVSRAAWDDHSVTRTQSPTLPSHKLSIGCMSELPVVFTFVWKVNYSTQVIPDPPGETQDSCLQNMHHDGCPGIGGAREFDPLGDLCPVSHVPCLMLRAHRFLFSPSVGS